From a region of the Dickeya poaceiphila genome:
- a CDS encoding isochorismate synthase — MSTLAATSSSLDVRTLQHDDFLFLSPDNSLHTRGCYAALSMPVADGGHLQGSVQQQVNALFARARQDGIARPLLVGAIPFDKRQPARLFVPQQSHWFARDTLPPDTQPATPIRARRIREVPGHDAFCQMVSAGVAATRNGELNKIVLSRLLDIDTEQPLDSIRLLRQINQQNPWSYNFHVPLEQGALLGASPELLLHKQGSLIVSQPLAGSARRSDDPVEDQRLRRTLMASAKDRHEHRLVTDDIRRVLAPRCRTLTIPDTPELLSTPVLWHLATRIQGDVLDARENALSIACLLHPTPALCGVPFEAARDRIAQLEPFTRGLFGGIVGWCDDQGNGQWVVTIRCGEVQQNRVRLFAGAGIVPDSQPVSEWHETGVKLSTMLRAFGLRQDQECAA, encoded by the coding sequence GTGTCAACGCTCGCAGCCACCTCTTCATCGCTGGATGTTCGCACGCTTCAGCACGATGATTTTCTGTTTCTGTCTCCCGACAACAGCCTGCATACCCGCGGATGTTATGCCGCCTTGTCGATGCCCGTGGCAGATGGCGGCCACCTGCAAGGCAGCGTTCAACAGCAGGTAAACGCACTGTTTGCCCGTGCCAGGCAGGATGGTATCGCCCGGCCATTGCTGGTGGGCGCTATCCCGTTCGACAAACGCCAGCCTGCCCGCCTGTTCGTGCCGCAACAGTCTCACTGGTTCGCACGCGATACGCTACCGCCCGACACACAACCCGCCACGCCGATAAGGGCGCGCCGGATACGTGAAGTGCCGGGTCACGATGCGTTTTGCCAGATGGTCAGCGCCGGCGTCGCCGCCACCCGTAACGGTGAGTTGAATAAAATCGTGCTGTCTCGTCTGTTGGATATCGATACCGAGCAGCCGCTCGACTCAATCCGCCTGCTGCGACAGATCAACCAGCAAAATCCCTGGAGCTACAATTTCCACGTGCCGCTGGAACAGGGCGCGCTGCTGGGCGCCAGCCCGGAATTGCTGCTGCATAAACAGGGTAGCCTGATTGTGTCGCAACCGTTGGCCGGTTCAGCCCGTCGCAGCGACGACCCGGTGGAAGATCAACGTCTGCGCCGTACGCTGATGGCCTCAGCCAAAGATCGCCACGAACACCGGCTGGTCACCGATGATATCCGCCGGGTGCTGGCACCGCGCTGCCGGACGCTCACTATTCCGGACACGCCGGAACTACTGAGCACGCCGGTGCTGTGGCATCTGGCGACCCGGATTCAAGGCGACGTGTTGGACGCACGGGAAAATGCGCTGTCGATTGCGTGCCTGCTGCACCCTACCCCGGCGCTATGCGGCGTGCCGTTTGAAGCGGCGCGAGATCGCATCGCCCAACTGGAGCCGTTCACACGCGGCCTGTTCGGCGGCATCGTCGGCTGGTGCGATGATCAAGGCAACGGTCAATGGGTGGTGACCATTCGCTGCGGCGAAGTACAGCAAAACCGGGTGCGACTGTTTGCCGGCGCTGGCATCGTGCCAGACTCTCAGCCCGTGTCTGAATGGCACGAAACCGGCGTTAAATTGAGCACCATGCTGCGTGCATTTGGTCTGCGACAGGATCAGGAGTGTGCAGCATGA
- a CDS encoding TonB-dependent siderophore receptor, with product MRSTRNNQLAKLKSWQKNKNAMPAVLASTLLVAAHAQAADTISGTDTMVVSATAGESVTAPLKGIVAKESASGTKTSTPLIKTPQTVTVVTRDQMDAQAVSSVSDALNYSSGVVSNYRGSSNRNDEVISRGFGYAPKFLDGLSYGLSGQGAALGKIDPWLLERVELVHGPASVLYGQVNPGGLISMTSKRPTAEDIHKVQFSAGNQRLGEAAFDFGGALNDDKTLLYRLNGIASTRDEFVKDYKEKRVAIAPAITWLPNSDTSFTLLTSYQNDPKAGFRNFLPKIGTVTEASAGYVPYDLNVSDPYYNRSKREQVGIGYIFDHSFNDNVTFQQNFRYSQLRERYKYLVYSTSNPEISDTSLARRQIREELDADEIGLDNQIKVKLETGDVQHTVLSGVDYKWQDRDYNYWLKRGDQYNFDWANPSYGGSYLVSDSQLALDTSYKKKLDQVGVYLQDQMEWNQWNLLLSGRHDWSQIRTQNHITSTSTQQDDSKFTGRTGLLYAFDNGISPYVSYSTSFEPNLDSGAPGTPAFKPTTGEQSEVGIKFQPKGSNTLLTVSLFDITQKNITSYNSVTQYKEQIGKVKSQGAEAEVHTQLTPEISLMAAYTYTDAVTKESNTANQVNKAPSSIPRHSASTWGSYSFQNGPLKGVTLGTGVRYVGSTYGDNAESFKVPAYTLYDAMARYELGSLTPQLKGTTVQLNVNNLTDKRYVASCGSDTACFYGSGRTVVATVNYSW from the coding sequence ATGCGTAGCACCAGGAATAACCAATTAGCAAAATTAAAGTCTTGGCAAAAAAATAAAAATGCGATGCCAGCCGTGCTGGCTTCCACCTTGCTGGTGGCAGCACACGCACAGGCGGCGGACACCATTAGCGGCACCGACACCATGGTCGTATCCGCCACGGCTGGTGAGAGCGTTACCGCTCCGCTGAAAGGCATCGTGGCGAAAGAGAGCGCTTCCGGCACCAAAACCAGCACACCACTGATAAAAACCCCGCAAACAGTCACCGTAGTAACCCGCGACCAGATGGATGCGCAGGCGGTTTCTTCCGTGTCCGACGCGCTGAATTACTCCAGCGGCGTGGTCAGCAACTACCGTGGCTCCTCCAACCGTAACGATGAAGTCATTTCCCGCGGCTTCGGTTACGCGCCAAAGTTCCTTGACGGCCTGAGCTATGGCCTGAGTGGTCAGGGTGCAGCACTGGGGAAAATAGATCCCTGGTTGCTGGAGCGGGTAGAGCTGGTGCACGGCCCGGCGTCGGTATTGTATGGACAGGTCAACCCCGGCGGGCTTATCAGCATGACCAGCAAACGCCCGACGGCAGAAGATATCCACAAAGTGCAATTCAGCGCGGGTAATCAGCGTCTGGGCGAAGCGGCGTTTGATTTTGGCGGCGCACTCAATGACGATAAAACCCTGCTCTACCGCCTCAACGGCATCGCCAGCACCCGTGACGAATTCGTCAAGGATTACAAAGAAAAACGTGTCGCCATCGCGCCGGCGATCACCTGGCTGCCTAACAGCGACACCAGCTTTACGCTGCTGACCAGCTACCAGAACGATCCTAAGGCGGGCTTTCGCAACTTCCTGCCTAAAATCGGCACTGTGACCGAAGCCAGCGCTGGCTATGTCCCTTATGACCTGAACGTCAGCGACCCCTACTATAATCGGTCAAAACGCGAGCAGGTCGGTATCGGTTATATTTTTGATCATTCATTCAATGACAACGTGACCTTCCAGCAAAACTTCCGCTACTCCCAGTTGAGGGAGCGCTACAAGTATCTGGTTTATAGTACGAGTAACCCGGAAATCTCCGATACCTCGCTGGCCCGCCGTCAGATCCGTGAAGAACTTGACGCCGACGAAATCGGTCTGGATAACCAGATTAAGGTCAAACTGGAAACCGGCGATGTCCAACACACTGTACTCAGTGGGGTGGATTACAAATGGCAGGATCGCGATTACAACTACTGGCTCAAGCGCGGCGACCAGTACAACTTTGACTGGGCGAACCCCAGCTACGGTGGTTCTTATCTGGTCAGCGACAGTCAGCTAGCACTGGACACGTCTTACAAGAAAAAACTCGATCAGGTTGGCGTCTATCTGCAAGACCAGATGGAATGGAACCAGTGGAACCTGCTGCTGTCCGGTCGCCATGACTGGAGCCAAATACGCACGCAAAACCACATAACTAGTACGTCAACACAGCAAGACGACAGTAAATTCACCGGTCGTACCGGCCTGCTCTACGCTTTCGATAACGGTATTTCGCCGTATGTCAGCTACAGCACCTCGTTTGAACCCAACCTGGACTCCGGCGCACCCGGCACACCTGCGTTTAAACCGACCACCGGTGAACAATCCGAGGTGGGTATCAAGTTCCAACCCAAGGGCAGCAATACCCTGCTGACCGTCTCACTGTTTGATATCACGCAGAAAAATATCACCTCGTACAACAGCGTGACCCAATACAAGGAGCAGATCGGTAAGGTGAAATCCCAAGGTGCGGAAGCGGAAGTACATACGCAACTGACGCCGGAAATCAGCCTGATGGCGGCTTACACCTATACCGATGCGGTCACCAAGGAAAGCAACACCGCCAACCAGGTCAACAAAGCACCGTCGTCTATTCCACGCCATTCCGCTTCCACCTGGGGTAGCTACAGCTTCCAGAACGGTCCGCTGAAAGGCGTCACGCTCGGCACCGGGGTGCGCTATGTCGGTTCTACCTACGGCGATAACGCCGAGAGCTTCAAAGTACCGGCCTATACCCTGTACGACGCGATGGCGCGTTACGAGCTGGGTTCACTCACACCGCAGTTGAAAGGCACCACCGTGCAACTGAACGTCAACAACCTGACCGACAAGCGCTACGTGGCGTCATGCGGTAGCGATACCGCCTGCTTCTACGGCAGCGGACGTACTGTCGTCGCAACGGTCAACTATAGCTGGTAA
- the fes gene encoding enterochelin esterase has protein sequence MSAAQPSGFAATLLSSPQAGEDVWWQQIARQGTPLVEALDAARVRVTFLWRDPDGDERHSAIRRVYADINGVTDHHSTDPQSLERLPGTDIWHWSMVIEHDWRGSYSLIPIEAARLPPVFSDDEQVRNKQQREWWCSLFPCAIADPLNLNQPWRERLSAAHMPAALPQPAWQAVDNGSALPPDATRLTVFDWKSEQLDNQRRIWLYTTGVSDEPAQRPLCIVLDGQKWADDTPLFAALDTETDAGYLPPAVWLFIDAIDGETRSRELPCDAAFWQAVQQELLPQAARLTPFSNDPDRTVVAGQSYGGLAALYAGLHWPQRFGRVLTQSGSFWWPNLQFITDFDQRDTLEPGVLITEVRQSGQTASPLVIFQEAGRREADIAFVNQQMHEALIAAGHQVHQRVYAGGHDTLCWRGGLIDGFRWLLNNDNAR, from the coding sequence ATGTCGGCAGCACAGCCGTCAGGTTTCGCCGCAACACTTTTGTCATCGCCTCAGGCAGGGGAAGACGTTTGGTGGCAACAGATAGCCAGACAGGGAACACCGTTGGTGGAAGCACTGGATGCCGCGCGGGTGCGGGTTACCTTTCTCTGGCGCGACCCGGACGGTGACGAACGCCATTCCGCTATCCGACGGGTGTATGCCGATATCAATGGTGTCACTGATCACCACAGCACCGATCCGCAGAGCCTGGAGCGACTCCCCGGTACTGACATCTGGCACTGGTCGATGGTGATTGAGCATGACTGGCGCGGCAGTTATTCCCTGATCCCGATTGAAGCGGCGCGCTTGCCGCCGGTATTTAGCGACGACGAGCAAGTGCGTAATAAGCAACAACGGGAGTGGTGGTGTTCGCTATTTCCCTGCGCGATTGCTGATCCACTCAACCTGAACCAACCATGGCGAGAACGGTTATCGGCGGCGCATATGCCGGCAGCGTTGCCACAACCGGCCTGGCAGGCGGTGGACAACGGCTCGGCATTGCCGCCGGACGCCACCCGGTTGACGGTGTTTGACTGGAAGAGCGAACAGCTCGACAACCAGCGCCGTATCTGGCTGTACACCACCGGGGTGAGCGATGAACCGGCACAACGGCCATTATGCATTGTGCTGGACGGGCAGAAATGGGCCGACGATACGCCGCTATTTGCCGCACTGGATACGGAAACCGACGCCGGATATTTACCACCCGCGGTCTGGTTGTTTATCGATGCGATTGACGGGGAAACCCGTAGCCGGGAACTGCCGTGCGATGCCGCGTTCTGGCAGGCGGTGCAGCAGGAACTGTTGCCGCAGGCAGCGCGCCTGACACCGTTCAGCAACGACCCGGATCGTACGGTGGTAGCCGGGCAGAGCTATGGTGGGCTGGCGGCATTGTACGCCGGTCTGCACTGGCCGCAGCGTTTTGGCCGCGTGTTAACCCAATCCGGGTCGTTCTGGTGGCCGAACCTGCAATTCATCACCGACTTTGATCAGCGCGACACGCTGGAACCCGGTGTGTTGATCACCGAGGTGCGCCAGAGCGGCCAGACGGCATCGCCGCTGGTGATTTTTCAGGAAGCGGGGCGACGCGAGGCGGATATCGCCTTCGTCAATCAACAGATGCATGAGGCGCTGATAGCGGCGGGGCATCAGGTTCACCAGCGTGTGTATGCCGGCGGACATGACACCCTGTGCTGGCGCGGCGGATTGATTGACGGATTTCGCTGGCTGCTGAACAACGACAACGCCCGATAA
- a CDS encoding MbtH family protein — MSQEQLNPFDDDRLTFLVLVNEQQQYSLWPEFAAVPAGWQAVYGPQSREACIAYTETHWQDMRPASLRTREA; from the coding sequence ATGAGTCAGGAACAACTGAATCCGTTTGACGATGATCGTTTGACGTTTCTGGTGCTGGTCAACGAGCAGCAGCAATACAGCCTGTGGCCAGAGTTTGCCGCGGTGCCGGCGGGCTGGCAGGCGGTATACGGGCCGCAATCCCGTGAGGCGTGTATCGCTTATACCGAAACTCACTGGCAGGACATGCGTCCGGCCAGTCTGCGCACCCGCGAAGCCTAA